A region from the Arthrobacter gengyunqii genome encodes:
- a CDS encoding glycerol-3-phosphate dehydrogenase/oxidase: MAKPPQKRLEIVVDNSVNPAKGKTAARPVVQQLKDRPRASVLIVGGGINGVGTFRDLSLQGVDVALVERGDYCQGASGASSHMIHGGIRYLENGEFRLVHESVVERNALLRLAPHYVKPLQTTIPITSTFSGITAAPLRFLTHKQGKHTERGAVLIKAGLLMYDFFSRGGRVAPRHNFVGKKKSLQELPKLRSDVKYTATYFDASVHNPERLTLDVLRDGLEANKQSRASNYVSAVGTTDAGTLLRDELTGEEFLFEADVVINATGAWVDETNDSFGKRTSFMGGTKGSHIVLDHPELLEACNGRELFFEHTDGRIVLIYPMGDRVLVGTTDIDADITEDSICTDEEIEYFFELVAHVFPSIDVRRDHIVYTFSGVRPLPKHDDTQPGFVSRDYRIEKRSDKRGDKNVTTLSLVGGKWTTFRALSENLASEAMTALGMPRKTTTSELAIGGGKGFPRTEAEERLWVNRTASEVADRDRVRVLLTRYGTRATDVLEFLAQGGDQLLASTPELSTRELTYMVENEQITRLSDILIRRTSLAFRGLVTEEMLNELADLLAPQLGWDDETARTQVQATRDLLVNMHGMKIAAAV; the protein is encoded by the coding sequence ATGGCAAAGCCGCCACAGAAGCGTTTGGAGATAGTCGTGGACAATTCCGTGAATCCCGCTAAGGGAAAGACCGCCGCCCGTCCGGTGGTTCAGCAGTTGAAGGACCGCCCCCGGGCCTCAGTGCTGATCGTCGGCGGTGGCATCAATGGCGTAGGCACATTCCGTGACCTGTCGCTGCAGGGCGTGGACGTAGCCCTCGTGGAACGCGGGGACTACTGCCAGGGCGCCTCGGGCGCCTCATCGCACATGATCCACGGCGGCATCCGCTACCTGGAAAACGGCGAGTTCCGTCTCGTGCACGAGTCCGTCGTCGAGCGCAATGCGCTGCTCCGACTGGCCCCGCACTACGTGAAGCCGCTGCAGACCACCATCCCGATCACCAGCACCTTCTCGGGCATCACCGCAGCCCCGCTGCGCTTCCTGACGCACAAGCAGGGCAAGCACACCGAGCGCGGCGCCGTGCTCATCAAAGCCGGTCTGCTGATGTATGACTTCTTCTCCCGCGGCGGCCGTGTTGCCCCGCGCCACAACTTTGTCGGCAAGAAGAAGTCCCTGCAGGAACTGCCCAAGCTGCGCTCCGACGTTAAATACACCGCCACGTACTTCGACGCTTCGGTCCACAACCCCGAGCGCCTGACCCTGGATGTACTGCGCGACGGCCTCGAAGCCAACAAGCAGTCCCGCGCCAGCAACTACGTCTCCGCCGTGGGCACCACGGACGCCGGCACGCTGCTGCGCGACGAACTGACCGGTGAAGAATTCCTGTTCGAAGCCGACGTCGTCATCAACGCCACCGGTGCCTGGGTGGACGAGACCAACGACTCCTTCGGCAAGCGCACCTCCTTCATGGGCGGCACCAAGGGCTCACACATCGTCCTGGACCACCCGGAGCTGCTCGAGGCCTGCAACGGCCGCGAACTGTTCTTTGAGCACACCGACGGCCGCATCGTCCTCATCTACCCGATGGGTGACCGCGTGCTGGTGGGCACCACGGACATCGATGCCGACATCACCGAGGACTCCATCTGCACCGACGAGGAGATCGAGTACTTCTTCGAGCTCGTCGCCCATGTGTTCCCGAGCATCGACGTGCGCCGCGACCACATCGTCTACACCTTCTCCGGCGTCCGTCCGCTGCCCAAGCACGATGACACGCAGCCGGGCTTCGTTTCCCGCGACTACCGCATCGAGAAGCGCAGCGACAAGCGCGGAGACAAGAATGTCACCACCCTGTCCCTCGTGGGCGGCAAGTGGACCACGTTCCGCGCCCTGTCCGAGAACCTGGCCTCCGAGGCCATGACCGCTCTGGGCATGCCGCGCAAGACGACGACGTCGGAACTGGCGATCGGCGGCGGCAAGGGTTTCCCGCGCACCGAGGCCGAGGAACGCCTGTGGGTGAACCGCACCGCCAGCGAGGTTGCGGACCGCGACCGCGTCCGCGTGCTGCTGACCCGCTACGGCACCCGCGCCACCGACGTCCTCGAGTTCCTGGCCCAGGGCGGGGACCAGCTGTTGGCCTCCACCCCCGAGCTGAGCACCCGCGAGCTGACCTACATGGTGGAAAACGAGCAGATTACCCGTCTGTCCGACATCCTTATCCGCCGCACGTCGCTGGCTTTCCGCGGCCTAGTGACCGAGGAAATGCTCAACGAGCTGGCAGACCTGCTGGCTCCGCAGCTGGGCTGGGATGACGAAACGGCCCGCACCCAGGTGCAGGCGACACGCGACCTGCTGGTGAACATGCACGGCATGAAGATCGCAGCTGCGGTCTAA
- a CDS encoding CarD family transcriptional regulator, translating into MSRAFSFCRRCQLSFSKGQVLVHPHHGPAVVSSFQTHPRLQKDCMVLEVQASHLMVWVPLDQIERVGLRPVLNQSGLDTLFSVLRSPADEEDHQWSRRFKDNTEKLATGDPLVIAAVVRNLMLRSNLNGLSQAEREMLRHARQPLLTEVSLALNISEQAASDMIDAVWCAAPEPEASPF; encoded by the coding sequence TTGAGCCGGGCCTTCAGCTTCTGCCGGAGGTGCCAATTGTCATTTTCCAAGGGCCAGGTTTTGGTCCATCCCCATCACGGCCCAGCAGTGGTCAGCTCTTTCCAAACCCACCCGCGGCTGCAGAAAGACTGCATGGTTCTTGAGGTGCAGGCCTCCCACCTGATGGTGTGGGTTCCATTGGACCAGATTGAACGTGTCGGCCTGCGGCCCGTCCTGAATCAAAGCGGTCTGGACACGCTGTTCTCGGTTCTTCGGAGCCCAGCCGATGAAGAGGACCATCAGTGGTCCCGGCGGTTCAAGGACAATACCGAGAAGCTGGCCACGGGCGACCCCCTGGTGATTGCCGCCGTCGTGCGAAATCTGATGCTGCGCAGCAACCTGAACGGGCTCTCCCAAGCCGAACGGGAGATGCTTCGGCATGCACGCCAGCCGCTGTTGACCGAGGTGTCCCTGGCCCTGAATATTTCGGAGCAGGCAGCCTCGGACATGATCGACGCCGTGTGGTGCGCTGCCCCTGAACCTGAAGCGTCCCCGTTTTAG
- a CDS encoding malonic semialdehyde reductase codes for MSTDISSENLVPEYVLDRTSLDTLFTEARTANAFTEEPVTDEQLRAIYELTKFGPTSMNIQPMRITWVKSAEARDKLVRHMAEGNQAKTAAAPMVAVLSFDTEWHEQFPVFFPHAAERKAMFDGKDELRAVMGNNNGHMQAAYFIMAVRSVGLAAGPMGAFDAAGIDAEFHAGKNRRTFMVVNIGKPGENAWFPRLPRLDYDFATATV; via the coding sequence ATGAGTACAGACATCAGCAGCGAAAATCTTGTTCCCGAATACGTTCTGGACCGCACCAGCCTCGACACGCTCTTCACCGAAGCACGGACGGCGAATGCCTTCACCGAAGAGCCCGTCACGGACGAGCAGCTGCGAGCCATTTATGAACTGACGAAATTCGGGCCTACCTCCATGAACATCCAGCCTATGCGCATCACATGGGTGAAGTCGGCTGAGGCGCGGGACAAGCTGGTGCGGCACATGGCCGAGGGAAACCAGGCTAAGACGGCTGCGGCTCCGATGGTGGCTGTACTGAGCTTTGATACCGAGTGGCACGAGCAGTTCCCCGTGTTCTTCCCGCATGCTGCTGAGCGGAAGGCGATGTTTGACGGCAAGGATGAGCTCCGTGCGGTGATGGGCAACAACAACGGCCACATGCAGGCGGCCTACTTCATCATGGCCGTTCGCTCCGTTGGGCTGGCTGCCGGCCCCATGGGTGCCTTTGACGCCGCCGGAATCGACGCCGAATTCCATGCCGGAAAGAACCGGCGGACGTTCATGGTGGTCAACATCGGCAAGCCCGGCGAGAACGCCTGGTTCCCCCGCCTGCCGCGTCTGGACTACGACTTCGCTACGGCCACGGTCTAA
- a CDS encoding MDR family MFS transporter — protein sequence MTHKQVLESLSGLLLGMFVSILAGTVVSTSLPLIISDLDGNQSAYTWVVTGTLLATTVSTPLWGKFADLFNRKLLIQLALGIFVLGSALAGFSQDTNTLIAFRVLQGLGAGGLAALSQIIMADIISPRDRGKYAGLFGAVMAVGTVGGPLLGGLVTDAFGWRWNFFIALPVAIAAIILLQRTLHLPTHPKRKVHIDYLGAVLIAGGVSLLMIWVTLAGTQFGWMSLASFLMVAGSALLLVAAVLVEFKSPEPIIPLTMFKNRTFTLSVVASISVGVSMFGTSVFLAQYMQLARGATPTESGLLTIPMMAGLLISSTLFGTVISRTGKWKAVMISGAVLTLVGSVLLSTLAYDTNLVLVGIYMAVLGAGLGMLMQNLVLVVQNSIEVKNLGVATSAVTFFRSLGGTVGVSVLGSVLGTIVSSEIKDGIGALAPADQAAAAVALGSGTIPKVSELPDAIAVLVESAYGVGVGSVFLYSVPLAAITLLAVIFIPNAKLGRQNAVQLKKAAAAAAPAKQDSEPAPSAAELALADVATGAVALVDPVSPIRTANPERQSK from the coding sequence ATGACCCATAAGCAGGTGCTGGAATCGCTGTCCGGACTCCTGCTCGGCATGTTCGTCTCGATTCTGGCCGGCACGGTGGTGTCCACCTCGCTGCCGCTCATCATCTCGGACCTTGACGGCAACCAGTCCGCCTACACCTGGGTGGTGACGGGAACCCTGCTGGCCACCACCGTGTCCACGCCGCTGTGGGGCAAGTTTGCCGACCTTTTCAACCGCAAGCTGCTCATCCAGCTCGCGCTCGGCATCTTTGTGCTGGGTTCGGCGCTGGCCGGTTTCTCCCAGGACACCAACACCCTCATTGCCTTCCGCGTGCTGCAGGGGCTGGGTGCCGGCGGTTTGGCCGCACTGAGCCAAATCATCATGGCCGACATCATCAGCCCGCGTGACCGCGGCAAGTACGCCGGTCTCTTCGGTGCCGTGATGGCAGTGGGAACTGTGGGCGGCCCTCTCCTCGGAGGCCTCGTGACCGATGCCTTTGGTTGGCGCTGGAACTTCTTCATTGCGCTTCCGGTGGCGATTGCCGCGATCATTCTGCTGCAGCGCACGCTGCACCTGCCCACGCACCCCAAGCGCAAGGTTCACATCGACTACCTCGGCGCCGTGCTCATCGCCGGCGGTGTGTCGCTGCTGATGATCTGGGTAACGCTGGCAGGAACCCAGTTCGGCTGGATGTCACTGGCCTCCTTCCTGATGGTTGCGGGTTCCGCGCTGCTGCTGGTTGCCGCTGTGCTGGTGGAATTCAAGTCCCCCGAGCCGATCATCCCGCTCACGATGTTCAAGAACCGCACCTTCACCCTGTCCGTCGTGGCAAGCATCTCCGTGGGTGTCTCCATGTTCGGCACCTCCGTGTTCCTGGCCCAGTACATGCAGCTGGCCCGCGGTGCCACACCCACAGAGTCGGGCCTGCTCACCATCCCCATGATGGCCGGCCTCCTGATCTCTTCCACCCTCTTCGGTACGGTCATCAGCCGCACCGGCAAGTGGAAGGCCGTCATGATTTCCGGTGCTGTGCTCACTCTGGTGGGCTCCGTCCTGCTGAGCACCCTGGCTTATGACACCAACCTGGTGCTGGTGGGCATCTACATGGCAGTGCTGGGCGCAGGCCTGGGCATGCTCATGCAGAACCTGGTGCTGGTGGTCCAGAACTCCATTGAGGTCAAGAACCTCGGCGTGGCCACCAGTGCTGTCACCTTCTTCCGCAGTCTCGGCGGAACTGTCGGTGTCTCAGTCCTCGGCTCGGTGCTGGGAACCATTGTGTCGTCCGAAATCAAGGACGGCATCGGTGCGCTGGCACCGGCTGATCAGGCTGCTGCCGCCGTTGCACTGGGCAGCGGAACCATTCCCAAGGTGTCTGAGCTGCCGGACGCCATTGCCGTCCTGGTGGAAAGCGCCTACGGCGTAGGCGTCGGCTCGGTCTTCCTCTACAGCGTTCCGCTGGCCGCCATCACGCTGCTCGCCGTGATCTTTATTCCGAACGCCAAGCTCGGACGGCAGAATGCCGTGCAGCTGAAGAAGGCCGCTGCTGCCGCGGCTCCCGCCAAGCAGGATTCCGAACCTGCTCCCTCAGCAGCCGAGCTCGCCCTGGCCGATGTGGCGACGGGTGCCGTGGCTCTCGTGGATCCGGTCTCGCCGATCAGGACGGCGAATCCGGAGCGTCAGTCGAAGTGA
- a CDS encoding MarR family winged helix-turn-helix transcriptional regulator, which produces MTAQELSRTKALHEVEENLRLLTETVRSRMRDAAKGIDPSLPLFGLKLLQLLKREGPLHSGAAADLLMVDKSVISRQSRQLEELGLIDVQTDPRDGRARVLVLAPAAEERVGAVQTGIMLDSHILDSWSAEELHQFAGYLSRLRSPESLADAS; this is translated from the coding sequence GTGACAGCCCAGGAGCTGAGCCGGACAAAGGCTCTGCATGAGGTTGAGGAAAACCTCAGGCTTCTCACTGAGACAGTTCGAAGCCGCATGCGGGATGCCGCCAAGGGGATCGACCCGAGCCTGCCCCTGTTCGGCCTCAAATTGCTGCAGCTGCTCAAGCGGGAGGGTCCTCTGCATTCCGGGGCAGCCGCTGACCTGCTGATGGTGGACAAAAGCGTCATCAGCAGGCAGTCACGCCAGCTCGAAGAACTGGGACTGATCGATGTGCAGACCGACCCCCGGGACGGCCGCGCCCGCGTGCTCGTGCTGGCACCGGCCGCCGAGGAACGGGTGGGTGCCGTTCAAACGGGCATCATGCTGGACAGCCACATCCTGGATTCCTGGTCTGCAGAAGAGCTGCATCAGTTTGCCGGATACCTGTCCCGGCTGCGCAGCCCGGAGAGCCTGGCAGACGCGAGCTAA
- a CDS encoding VOC family protein, with product MAIARTPTTVIDCPDPAALAAFYGALLDWKVNLHQDEFDGGWTDITDVTGQRYCFQQVENYTAPVWPEQDIPQQVHIDVDVDDLDEAEAAVLQLGATKHPHQPGTSFRVFLDPAGHPFCLCQA from the coding sequence ATGGCTATCGCACGCACCCCCACCACTGTCATTGACTGCCCGGACCCTGCGGCACTCGCTGCCTTCTACGGCGCATTGCTGGATTGGAAGGTGAACCTGCATCAGGATGAATTCGACGGCGGCTGGACTGACATTACCGATGTCACCGGACAGCGCTATTGTTTCCAGCAGGTGGAGAATTACACGGCGCCGGTCTGGCCGGAGCAGGACATTCCGCAGCAGGTGCACATCGACGTGGATGTGGATGACCTGGATGAAGCCGAGGCTGCGGTGCTGCAGCTCGGAGCCACCAAGCATCCGCACCAGCCCGGCACGAGCTTCCGGGTTTTCCTGGATCCGGCCGGGCACCCGTTTTGCCTCTGCCAGGCATAG
- a CDS encoding ABC transporter ATP-binding protein, translating into MSGIESPGVDGGGGRGGRGPAKLNPADKKQLKQHPVSLPRIAALFAPHKTTIAVVVLLITAASVVGLAQPFLVRAVIDDALPNGNTRLLAQLTAAMVGVAAVTSAIGVVQTWMATAMGQRVMHTLRVNLFTHLQAQSMGFFTRTRGGEVQSRLTHDISGMQSVVTTTATGVASNLTTAIATAVAMVALSPGLSLISLIVLPPAIWLSRRVAKIRREVTDERQRELAALHTQVEEGLSVSGVRLAKTLGTIPRDAERFTARSEKLVGLELRSQLAGRWRMATMQIVFAAIPAVIYLAAGFPATSGGMTIGTLVAFTALQGTIFRPVMGLLNIGVQWVTALAFFSRIFEYLDLVPAIKAPEHPVRLDPSAVRGDVRFEGVRFAYDGGTGEDTGEDTGDGTDVLRGIDLTLAPGTATAVVGATGSGKSTLASLLPRLNDVGSGRVTIDGVDLREIAPGDLARIVGVVSQETYLIHASVRENLLLAAPEATDEQLWQALAAAQIADSIGTLPEGLDTLVGARGHRFSGGEQQRLAIARTILRNPPVLVLDEATSALDNTTEAQVQAALERLAAGRTTLTIAHRLSTVENADQVVVLDAGRIVERGTPAELRAAGGAYARLAARSASKQYAGVR; encoded by the coding sequence ATATCTGGAATCGAGAGCCCCGGCGTCGACGGCGGAGGCGGCCGCGGAGGCCGCGGACCGGCGAAGCTCAACCCGGCGGACAAAAAGCAGCTCAAACAACACCCCGTCTCACTCCCCCGCATTGCGGCCCTGTTCGCGCCGCACAAGACGACCATCGCCGTCGTCGTACTGCTGATCACTGCAGCTTCAGTGGTGGGCCTGGCCCAGCCGTTCCTGGTGCGTGCCGTCATTGACGATGCCCTGCCCAACGGCAACACCCGCCTGCTGGCCCAACTCACCGCCGCCATGGTGGGCGTCGCGGCCGTCACGTCGGCAATCGGGGTGGTGCAGACCTGGATGGCCACGGCCATGGGCCAGCGCGTCATGCATACCCTGCGCGTGAATCTCTTCACCCATCTCCAGGCCCAGTCGATGGGCTTCTTTACCCGCACCCGCGGCGGCGAAGTCCAATCCCGGCTCACGCACGACATCTCCGGCATGCAGTCAGTGGTCACCACCACCGCCACCGGTGTTGCCTCCAACCTCACGACGGCGATCGCCACCGCAGTGGCCATGGTGGCCCTCTCCCCCGGGCTGAGCCTGATCTCGCTGATCGTGCTGCCGCCGGCCATCTGGCTGTCCCGCCGCGTCGCGAAAATCCGGCGCGAGGTCACCGATGAACGCCAGCGCGAACTCGCTGCCCTGCACACGCAGGTGGAGGAAGGCCTCTCCGTTTCCGGCGTCCGGCTGGCCAAGACCCTGGGCACCATCCCTCGCGACGCCGAACGCTTCACCGCCCGGTCAGAGAAACTCGTGGGCCTGGAACTGCGCAGCCAGCTGGCCGGACGCTGGCGGATGGCCACCATGCAGATTGTCTTCGCGGCCATTCCCGCCGTCATCTACCTCGCCGCAGGCTTTCCTGCCACGAGTGGCGGGATGACCATCGGCACCCTGGTCGCGTTCACCGCACTGCAGGGCACCATCTTCCGGCCGGTAATGGGCCTGCTGAACATCGGGGTGCAGTGGGTGACCGCGCTGGCGTTCTTTTCCCGGATCTTCGAGTATCTGGATTTGGTTCCGGCCATCAAGGCGCCGGAGCATCCGGTCCGGTTGGACCCTTCCGCCGTGCGCGGCGACGTCCGGTTCGAGGGCGTGCGGTTTGCGTACGACGGCGGCACGGGGGAAGACACGGGGGAAGACACCGGGGACGGCACTGACGTTCTGCGCGGCATTGACCTGACGCTTGCGCCGGGCACCGCCACGGCCGTCGTTGGGGCCACAGGTTCCGGCAAGAGCACCCTGGCGTCGCTTCTGCCCCGGCTCAACGATGTCGGCTCCGGCCGGGTCACTATCGACGGCGTGGACCTGCGGGAGATTGCGCCCGGCGATCTTGCCCGGATTGTCGGCGTGGTGTCCCAGGAGACCTACCTGATCCATGCGTCCGTCCGGGAAAACCTGCTCCTGGCCGCTCCCGAAGCTACGGATGAGCAGCTCTGGCAAGCACTGGCGGCAGCCCAAATCGCGGACTCCATTGGTACCTTGCCCGAAGGGCTGGATACCCTGGTTGGCGCCCGCGGGCACCGTTTCTCCGGAGGCGAGCAACAGCGTCTGGCCATTGCCCGCACCATCCTGCGCAATCCGCCGGTACTGGTGCTGGACGAGGCCACCTCGGCGCTGGACAACACGACTGAGGCACAGGTGCAGGCAGCCCTGGAGCGGCTGGCCGCCGGACGGACCACGCTCACCATCGCGCACCGGCTGTCCACTGTGGAGAACGCGGACCAGGTGGTGGTGCTCGACGCCGGACGGATCGTTGAGCGCGGCACCCCGGCCGAGCTACGGGCGGCGGGCGGTGCGTATGCCAGGCTGGCCGCCCGGAGCGCTTCCAAACAGTACGCGGGCGTCCGGTAA
- a CDS encoding MarR family winged helix-turn-helix transcriptional regulator yields MTNTSADPAALGDLMHAAFRGLRKRWMLQLAPFDLTPHQFRALNVVARAGEIAPGGKGEGGVKAEPGLETEPGLRLKELAERLRIAPRSATEVVDQLAAKGLVERAAHPTDRRATLLSLTDEGAQLRKQVLADRKREADEFFSVLEPADRAELGRILGELVPERG; encoded by the coding sequence ATGACTAACACCTCCGCCGATCCGGCGGCCCTGGGAGACCTGATGCATGCCGCATTCCGCGGGCTTCGAAAGCGCTGGATGCTCCAGCTTGCCCCGTTCGATCTGACGCCGCACCAGTTTCGTGCTCTGAACGTCGTGGCGCGGGCGGGGGAGATCGCTCCGGGCGGGAAAGGGGAGGGGGGAGTGAAAGCGGAGCCTGGTTTGGAAACCGAACCGGGACTGCGGTTGAAGGAGCTTGCCGAGCGGCTGAGGATCGCACCGCGGTCGGCCACCGAGGTGGTGGATCAGCTGGCTGCCAAGGGTTTGGTGGAACGGGCGGCGCATCCGACGGACCGGCGGGCAACGCTGCTGTCCCTGACTGACGAAGGGGCGCAGCTGAGAAAGCAGGTGCTGGCGGACCGCAAGCGTGAGGCTGACGAGTTCTTCTCCGTGCTGGAGCCGGCCGATCGTGCCGAGTTGGGGCGGATTCTGGGGGAACTCGTGCCGGAGCGTGGATAA
- a CDS encoding alpha/beta fold hydrolase — MSPDMVLRRNNVRVLGRSDGPALVLVQGFGCDQVIWDRILPEFTDAYKVVLLDHVGTGGAVSAAYDPDKYSSLTGYLGDLLEVLDALELENATVVGHSVAGMMALAASVESRRIGRLVLLCATACYLNHDGYEGGFEPENVEDVLRAIEANYPLWAAAAAPGITGTEPGSGLSADLAERMCRLRPEYVRDFLQMSFAADVRPLLERVSAPALILQTLADPLTPEAASSYLHEHLPGSTLMPLDIRGNMPHLNAPRQTASAILAYIESDPRG; from the coding sequence GTGAGCCCGGACATGGTTCTGCGGAGAAACAACGTGCGGGTGCTGGGACGTTCGGACGGGCCGGCACTGGTGCTGGTGCAGGGGTTCGGCTGTGACCAGGTGATCTGGGACCGGATCCTGCCCGAATTCACTGACGCCTACAAGGTTGTGCTGCTGGATCACGTGGGTACCGGCGGGGCCGTGTCTGCCGCGTACGATCCGGACAAATATTCCTCGCTGACGGGCTACCTGGGCGACTTGTTGGAGGTCCTGGACGCCCTGGAACTGGAAAACGCCACGGTGGTGGGTCACAGCGTCGCCGGCATGATGGCCTTGGCCGCATCCGTGGAAAGCCGGCGGATCGGGCGGCTGGTTCTGCTGTGCGCCACTGCCTGTTATCTCAACCATGACGGATACGAGGGCGGATTCGAACCGGAAAACGTGGAGGACGTGCTGCGGGCCATCGAAGCCAACTATCCGTTGTGGGCCGCTGCCGCGGCTCCGGGCATCACCGGGACTGAGCCCGGCTCCGGGCTGAGCGCGGACCTGGCCGAACGGATGTGCCGGCTGCGGCCCGAATACGTCCGGGATTTTCTGCAGATGTCCTTTGCGGCGGATGTCCGGCCGTTGCTGGAGCGGGTGTCCGCTCCGGCGCTGATCCTTCAAACGCTGGCAGATCCGTTGACTCCGGAAGCCGCCTCCAGCTACCTCCACGAGCATCTGCCCGGCAGCACGCTGATGCCACTGGACATCCGCGGGAACATGCCGCATCTGAACGCCCCTCGCCAAACGGCGTCGGCCATTCTGGCCTACATCGAAAGCGACCCTCGTGGATAA
- a CDS encoding PAS domain-containing sensor histidine kinase, producing the protein MDNSYEAHFHAAASGYLVLATDGTILDVNRTLVSWTGHSRDGLIGGNIVDLLPVGDRFLFASHAAPQLAVSGCFNEMAVELLSADGKRIPALLSGVRSEGDDGWLDRISVFNASERRSYEQELIAALRKAEAAEASRAAVEAELRENQRELEEKDRILEANLAESRKREALLATVLDTADVGLLVLGEQGEVLLTNAHLASVWRAAVGNASVAEMEQLVYRPDRETLVPTPEQPFHRAADGESFSNEVIWLAPGSDKQMAVDISARPIRTDGIVSGSVLAFNDVTRLVQAVAAQEEFVASVSHELRTPLTSILGYLDLALEDETLSPHVSTALGVALRNSERLLSLVSDLLSVASGSKKMERRPVNLAEIVRAGLMSVTPKARANAVVLEEDLPACLTAEVDPQRLAQVVDNLLSNAVKYSPGGGTVSVHLRQERESIRLTVSDTGIGMSPAEREQVFTKFFRSRRAVASAVPGVGLGLVITKNIVEDHGGELTFISEPGRGSTFSVTLPVR; encoded by the coding sequence GTGGATAACAGCTATGAGGCGCATTTCCACGCTGCTGCGTCCGGATATCTCGTCCTGGCAACAGACGGCACGATCCTGGACGTCAACCGGACATTGGTCTCCTGGACCGGGCATTCCCGTGACGGGCTGATCGGCGGCAACATTGTGGACCTGCTGCCGGTTGGGGACCGGTTTCTCTTCGCTTCCCATGCAGCGCCCCAGCTGGCCGTATCCGGGTGTTTCAACGAAATGGCAGTGGAGCTGCTTTCCGCTGACGGGAAACGGATCCCTGCCCTTCTCTCCGGGGTCCGCTCCGAGGGAGACGACGGCTGGCTGGACCGCATTTCCGTCTTTAACGCCTCTGAGCGCCGATCCTATGAGCAGGAATTGATTGCCGCCCTGCGTAAGGCGGAGGCTGCAGAAGCGTCGCGTGCCGCAGTGGAGGCTGAACTTCGGGAAAATCAAAGGGAACTCGAGGAAAAGGACCGCATTCTGGAGGCCAATCTGGCGGAGAGTAGGAAGCGTGAGGCCCTGCTGGCCACCGTCCTGGACACTGCCGACGTCGGGCTGCTTGTCCTGGGTGAACAGGGGGAGGTGCTTCTCACCAACGCCCACCTGGCGTCCGTCTGGCGCGCGGCCGTAGGAAATGCCTCCGTTGCCGAGATGGAGCAGTTGGTTTACCGGCCGGACCGGGAGACGTTGGTTCCAACTCCGGAACAGCCGTTCCATCGGGCTGCTGACGGGGAGTCCTTCTCCAATGAAGTGATTTGGTTGGCCCCTGGCAGCGATAAACAAATGGCCGTCGACATCTCGGCCCGTCCGATCAGAACCGACGGCATTGTCTCCGGATCGGTGCTCGCCTTCAATGACGTCACCCGGCTGGTCCAAGCAGTGGCGGCGCAGGAGGAGTTTGTGGCCAGTGTTTCCCACGAGCTGCGCACCCCGCTGACCTCGATCCTGGGATACCTCGACCTTGCCCTCGAGGACGAAACCCTGTCTCCGCATGTCAGCACCGCTCTGGGGGTGGCGCTGCGCAATTCCGAACGGCTGCTGAGCCTGGTCTCCGATCTGTTGTCAGTGGCCTCCGGGAGCAAGAAGATGGAACGCCGGCCGGTGAACCTGGCCGAGATCGTGCGCGCGGGCCTGATGTCCGTGACGCCCAAGGCCCGGGCCAATGCGGTGGTGCTGGAAGAGGATCTTCCTGCGTGCCTCACAGCGGAGGTGGATCCGCAGCGGCTGGCGCAGGTGGTCGACAACCTGCTCTCCAACGCGGTGAAATATTCGCCCGGCGGCGGCACGGTCAGCGTCCATCTCCGGCAGGAACGAGAATCGATCCGTCTCACTGTTTCCGATACCGGTATCGGGATGAGTCCGGCCGAGCGGGAGCAGGTGTTCACTAAATTCTTCCGGAGCCGAAGGGCGGTGGCTTCGGCGGTTCCCGGCGTTGGGCTGGGCTTGGTGATTACCAAGAACATCGTGGAGGACCACGGCGGCGAGCTCACGTTCATCAGCGAACCCGGGCGGGGCTCCACATTCTCCGTCACCCTGCCTGTGAGGTGA